Proteins from a genomic interval of Anolis sagrei isolate rAnoSag1 chromosome 1, rAnoSag1.mat, whole genome shotgun sequence:
- the PROKR1 gene encoding prokineticin receptor 1, whose product MRHDGHYPNDTLTSTNFAAIYSHHNGDFTSYQNFTFPFNFSYSDYDLPLDDGDDVTKTRTFFAARIVIGVALAGIMLVCGIGNFIFIAALARYKKLRNLTNLLIANLAISDFLVAIVCCPFEMDYYVVRQLSWEHGHILCASVNYLRTVSLYVSTNALLAIAVDRYLAIVHPLKPRMNYQTATFLIAVVWIVSLIIAIPSAYFATETVLFMIQNQKKIFCGQIWPVDQQIYYKSYFLFIFGIEFVGPVLTMTLCYARISRELWFKTVPGFQTEQIRKRLRCRRKTVLVLMCILTAYVLCWAPFYGFTIVRDFFPTVFVKEKHYLTAFYIVECIAMSNSMINTMCFITVKNNTMKYFKKIVLLRWRSTYHGSKSSVDTDIRTSAMPVTEEVDCIRLK is encoded by the exons TACCAACTTTGCTGCCATCTACAGCCACCATAATGGGGACTTCACCTCTTATCAGAACTTCACTTTCCCCTTCAATTTCAGCTACAGCGACTATGATTTGCCCTTGGATGATGGAGACGATGTGACAAAAACACGGACTTTCTTTGCAGCCAGGATTGTCATTGGGGTGGCACTAGCCGGTATCATGTTAGTCTGTGGTATTGGCAACTTCATTTTCATTGCTGCTCTGGCCCGCTATAAGAAGCTTCGTAACCTCACAAACCTTCTCATTGCAAATCTGGCCATCTCTGATTTCCTGGTGGCCATTGTCTGCTGTCCATTTGAGATGGACTACTATGTGGTGCGGCAGCTGTCGTGGGAGCATGGTCACATACTCTGTGCTTCTGTCAACTACTTGCGCACTGTCTCCCTCTACGTCTCAACCAATGCGCTCTTGGCAATTGCTGTGGATAG GTACCTTGCAATCGTTCACCCCCTGAAACCAAGGATGAACTACCAAACAGCAACCTTCCTCATTGCTGTGGTTTGGATTGTATCCCTCATCATTGCCATACCATCAGCATATTTTGCAACAGAAACTGTCCTTTTCATGATACAAAACCAAAAGAAAATTTTCTGTGGACAGATTTGGCCAGTCGACCAACAGATATATTACAAATCCTATTTCCTGTTCATCTTTGGAATTGAGTTTGTCGGGCCTGTTCTCACCATGACTCTCTGCTATGCCAGGATCTCACGAGAGCTTTGGTTTAAAACTGTGCCGGGCTTCCAGACGGAGCAGATAAGGAAGAGACTTCGTTGCAGAAGGAAAACCGTGTTGGTGCTCATGTGCATCCTAACTGCCTATGTCCTCTGCTGGGCACCTTTCTATGGCTTCACCATTGTCCGTGACTTTTTCCCCACTGTGTTTGTGAAGGAGAAGCATTACCTGACAGCCTTCTATATCGTCGAATGCATCGCCATGAGCAACAGCATGATCAATACCATGTGTTTCATCACTGTAAAGAACAACACCATGAAGTATTTCAAGAAGATTGTGCTACTCAGATGGAGGTCTACCTACCATGGCTCCAAGTCAAGTGTAGACACAGACATCCGAACAAGTGCTATGCCGGTCACAGAGGAAGTGGATTGCATCAGACTTAAGTGA